Proteins co-encoded in one Bradyrhizobium sp. 170 genomic window:
- a CDS encoding MAPEG family protein codes for MYHFTALVTLLAVLVYFYSSILVSRARGKFGVKLPAISGNPDFERVFRAQMNTLEWLPIFLPALWLFAIYIGDGIAAGIGLVWVIGRILYVLGYARAVKDRGPGFAIQALATIALWVGAFGAIVWRLVQA; via the coding sequence ATGTATCACTTCACCGCGCTCGTCACCTTGCTGGCGGTCCTGGTCTACTTCTACTCGTCCATTCTGGTGTCGCGGGCGCGCGGCAAGTTCGGCGTCAAGCTGCCGGCCATTTCGGGCAATCCGGATTTCGAGCGCGTGTTTCGCGCGCAGATGAACACGCTGGAATGGCTGCCGATCTTCCTGCCGGCGCTGTGGCTGTTCGCAATCTATATCGGCGATGGCATCGCGGCCGGGATCGGTCTGGTCTGGGTGATCGGCCGCATTCTCTACGTGTTAGGCTATGCCAGGGCGGTCAAGGACCGCGGTCCGGGCTTCGCGATCCAGGCGCTGGCGACGATCGCGCTGTGGGTCGGCGCGTTCGGCGCGATCGTGTGGCGGCTGGTGCAGGCGTGA
- a CDS encoding lipocalin-like domain-containing protein yields MKGSGPITRRGLIGGALLAGFGAKAFAQGYAGLGESADGFAAVTPGRAFAFPADHGPHPEFRIEWWYVTANLADANGTAYGAQWTLFRQAIAAGGPQEGWANQQIWMGHAAVTRADTHRFSQAFARGGVGQAGVDAKPFHAWIDAWEMRGLDPVNDDNIAPLVLKASGADFSYALRLDAERPLVLQGDGGYSRKSLREQASYYYSQPHYAATGILTIDDAPVDVTGMAWLDREWSSQPLASDQSGWDWLSLHFNAGDKLMLYRMRQTDGQHYGSGKWIAPDGTAEALGSEDIAMTPLTVTEIEGRKIPTAWRIAIAKMALAIECRPLNPRSWMGTSFPYWEGPIRFAGSHTGVGYLEMTGY; encoded by the coding sequence ATGAAAGGTAGCGGCCCGATCACCCGCCGCGGCTTGATCGGCGGCGCGCTTCTCGCAGGATTCGGGGCCAAGGCCTTCGCGCAAGGCTATGCCGGGCTTGGCGAAAGCGCGGATGGATTTGCAGCGGTCACGCCTGGCCGTGCATTCGCATTTCCCGCCGACCACGGGCCACATCCGGAATTTCGCATCGAGTGGTGGTATGTGACGGCCAATCTCGCCGACGCGAATGGCACGGCCTATGGCGCGCAATGGACGTTGTTTCGCCAGGCAATCGCTGCCGGCGGCCCGCAGGAAGGCTGGGCCAACCAGCAAATCTGGATGGGCCATGCCGCCGTCACCCGTGCCGATACCCATCGCTTCAGCCAGGCGTTCGCGCGCGGCGGTGTCGGCCAGGCCGGCGTCGACGCAAAGCCGTTTCACGCCTGGATCGATGCCTGGGAGATGCGCGGGCTCGATCCTGTCAACGACGACAATATCGCACCACTTGTACTGAAAGCATCGGGCGCCGATTTCAGCTACGCGCTGCGCCTCGACGCGGAGCGCCCGCTGGTGCTGCAGGGCGACGGTGGCTACAGCCGCAAATCGCTGCGCGAACAGGCCTCCTACTATTACAGCCAGCCGCATTATGCGGCGACGGGCATCCTCACCATCGACGACGCGCCAGTCGACGTCACCGGGATGGCCTGGCTCGATCGCGAGTGGAGCAGCCAGCCGCTGGCCTCCGATCAAAGCGGATGGGACTGGCTCTCGCTGCATTTCAACGCCGGCGACAAATTGATGCTGTACCGGATGCGCCAGACCGACGGCCAGCATTACGGCTCCGGCAAATGGATCGCGCCCGACGGCACGGCCGAGGCGCTCGGCTCCGAAGACATCGCCATGACGCCACTGACTGTCACGGAGATCGAGGGACGAAAGATACCGACGGCATGGCGCATCGCGATTGCGAAAATGGCGCTCGCTATCGAATGCAGGCCGCTCAATCCGAGAAGCTGGATGGGGACCAGCTTTCCCTATTGGGAAGGCCCGATCCGGTTTGCAGGCAGCCATACGGGGGTGGGCTATCTGGAAATGACGGGCTATTAA
- a CDS encoding ABC transporter permease, with the protein MKRALWTLAVLLSHWRRHPMQLATLLIGLISATALWSGVQALNQQARTSYDRAAATFGGTRTAMLAARSGASFPQKLFVDLRRGGWPVSPVLEGRIQIEGRSFRLLGIEPVTLPAEVGNAPAVGKADLLSFMTPPGAMLVAPETLSDLKLAEGARPEANGGVLLPPLRVQPNLVPGVLVVDIGIAQNLLKMPDQLSRLLVGKTAGRRAPLESIAGDRLRLIEPDAETDLERLTDSFHLNLTAFGFLSFFVGLFIVNSAIGLAFEQRLPVLRTLRACGVSARMLNGVLVLELVSLALIAGLMGLVCGYFIAGALLPDVAASLRGLYGAQIPGHLTLKPQWWVAGVAISITGALAAAAASLTKALRLPLLATAQPFAWQQAQRRWLTYQSALALAAFAAAACFLWFGDSLISGFAVLAALMLGAALILPMFLELMLSLGQRYARAPVSVWFWADSRQQLSGLSLALMALLLALSVNVGVSTMVESFSRTFLVWLDGRLAADVYVNAANDAQAHEIKAWLRERPEVEAILPGARADTQLAGAPIEVLGLPDHAIYRDNWPLLQSTEDAWIKLRPGNAALVSEQLARRLHLSIGDRIEVPASGGNWTLDVVGIYADYGNPKGQIAVNFAALTRRFPEIPLTRMGLRVASPMIPALISALQEKFALDDRNVADQATMKAESTRIFNRTFAVTAALNAFTLGVAGVALLTSLLTLANSRLPQLAPLWAIGITRRRLAAIELLKTMSVALITTIFALPLGLLVAWCLLAVVNVKAFGWRLPFHVFPTQLLWLTGVAMAAALAAAALPVIRLARMQPASLIRIFANER; encoded by the coding sequence GTGAAGCGCGCGCTGTGGACGCTGGCCGTATTGCTGAGCCATTGGCGGCGGCATCCGATGCAGCTTGCGACCTTGCTGATTGGATTGATCTCGGCGACCGCGCTGTGGAGCGGCGTGCAGGCGCTCAATCAGCAGGCACGCACCTCCTACGACCGCGCCGCCGCCACGTTTGGCGGGACGCGCACCGCCATGCTGGCCGCCCGCAGCGGCGCAAGCTTTCCGCAGAAACTCTTCGTCGACTTGCGCCGCGGCGGCTGGCCGGTCTCGCCGGTACTCGAAGGCCGCATCCAGATCGAGGGGCGGTCGTTCCGGCTATTGGGCATCGAGCCGGTGACGCTGCCCGCGGAAGTCGGCAACGCGCCTGCGGTCGGCAAAGCCGATCTGCTATCCTTCATGACGCCGCCGGGCGCAATGCTGGTGGCGCCGGAAACGCTTTCCGATCTCAAGCTCGCGGAGGGCGCCCGCCCAGAGGCCAATGGCGGCGTGCTGCTGCCGCCGCTCCGCGTACAGCCGAACCTGGTGCCCGGCGTATTGGTCGTCGACATCGGCATCGCGCAGAACCTCCTCAAAATGCCGGATCAGCTCTCGCGCCTCCTGGTCGGCAAGACGGCGGGCAGGCGCGCGCCGCTTGAAAGCATTGCCGGTGACAGGCTTCGCCTGATCGAACCTGATGCAGAGACCGACCTCGAACGCCTCACCGACAGTTTTCACCTGAACCTGACCGCGTTCGGCTTTCTGTCGTTCTTTGTCGGACTCTTTATCGTCAATTCGGCGATCGGGCTTGCCTTCGAACAACGGCTGCCGGTGCTGCGCACCTTGCGCGCCTGCGGCGTCTCGGCGCGGATGCTCAACGGCGTGCTGGTGCTTGAGCTGGTGTCGCTGGCGCTGATCGCGGGGCTGATGGGCCTCGTGTGCGGCTACTTCATCGCCGGCGCGTTGCTGCCCGATGTCGCAGCCTCCCTCCGCGGACTCTATGGCGCGCAGATTCCGGGACACCTGACGCTCAAGCCGCAATGGTGGGTCGCGGGCGTCGCCATCAGCATAACGGGCGCGCTCGCTGCCGCCGCCGCCAGCCTGACCAAGGCGTTGCGGCTGCCGCTGCTCGCCACCGCCCAGCCTTTCGCCTGGCAGCAGGCACAGCGCCGCTGGCTGACCTACCAGAGCGCGCTCGCGCTCGCAGCGTTCGCCGCCGCGGCATGCTTTCTCTGGTTCGGCGATTCCCTGATTTCGGGTTTTGCCGTGCTTGCGGCGCTGATGCTCGGCGCCGCGCTGATCCTGCCGATGTTTCTGGAGCTCATGCTGTCGCTTGGCCAGCGCTATGCGCGAGCCCCGGTCAGCGTCTGGTTCTGGGCCGACAGCCGCCAGCAACTATCCGGGCTGTCGCTCGCCCTGATGGCGCTGTTGCTCGCGCTATCAGTCAATGTCGGCGTCTCCACCATGGTCGAGAGTTTCAGCCGCACGTTTCTGGTCTGGCTCGACGGGCGGCTGGCGGCGGACGTCTATGTCAACGCCGCCAACGACGCGCAGGCCCACGAGATCAAGGCGTGGCTGCGCGAGCGCCCCGAGGTCGAGGCGATCCTGCCCGGCGCCCGCGCCGATACGCAATTGGCAGGTGCGCCGATCGAGGTGTTGGGCCTGCCCGATCACGCCATTTATCGCGACAACTGGCCGCTGCTGCAATCGACTGAGGATGCCTGGATCAAGCTTCGTCCCGGCAATGCGGCCCTCGTCAGCGAACAACTGGCGCGGCGCCTGCACCTTTCCATCGGCGACCGCATCGAGGTGCCGGCGTCAGGCGGAAACTGGACACTCGATGTGGTCGGCATCTATGCCGATTATGGCAACCCCAAGGGGCAGATCGCGGTGAACTTCGCCGCGCTGACGCGGCGCTTTCCGGAAATCCCGCTGACGCGCATGGGATTGCGGGTCGCCTCACCAATGATCCCGGCGTTGATCTCGGCACTGCAGGAAAAATTCGCGCTCGACGACCGCAATGTCGCCGATCAGGCGACGATGAAGGCGGAATCGACGCGGATCTTCAACCGCACCTTTGCAGTGACCGCCGCGCTGAACGCCTTCACGCTTGGGGTAGCCGGCGTCGCGCTGTTGACGAGCCTGTTGACGCTGGCCAATTCCCGCCTGCCGCAACTGGCGCCGCTATGGGCGATCGGCATCACGCGGCGGCGGCTCGCGGCGATCGAACTTCTGAAGACGATGTCGGTGGCGCTGATCACCACCATCTTCGCGCTTCCGCTCGGCCTGCTGGTGGCGTGGTGCCTGCTCGCGGTCGTCAACGTCAAGGCATTCGGCTGGCGGCTGCCGTTTCATGTCTTCCCGACGCAACTGCTGTGGCTCACAGGCGTCGCGATGGCGGCCGCACTTGCGGCGGCCGCGCTCCCCGTCATCAGGCTGGCGCGCATGCAGCCGGCAAGCCTGATCAGGATTTTTGCCAATGAAAGGTAG